Proteins encoded in a region of the Sphingomonas jaspsi DSM 18422 genome:
- a CDS encoding magnesium transporter CorA family protein yields MLRLFGPGCPAAPVDPAKLSAADCAAVWIDLLEPTKDEERWTEQLIGQNVPTREEMLEIEPSSRLYEREGVMFMTMSVLYGVDEGEPSSDPVTFILTDTHLVTLRYIDPKPFVVLADQVYADPMQAAKPIRAMMRILDAVVDRLADELEAAGRELKNISSQIFDRGARSTRRNPELRYEALMLRIGAAQRLLAKVRETSVSTSRVLTFLRSCDGVQQHDSSLRHINSLIEDAHALDDHSNFLGDNLTFLLDASLGMISLEQNFVMKIFSVVAVVLMPPTLVAGVYGMNFKYMPELEWLHGYPFALSLMLASAVLPYLIARRKGWL; encoded by the coding sequence ATGTTACGCCTGTTCGGACCCGGCTGTCCCGCAGCCCCCGTCGATCCCGCCAAACTTTCCGCGGCCGATTGCGCGGCGGTGTGGATCGACCTTCTCGAACCGACCAAGGACGAGGAACGCTGGACCGAACAGCTGATCGGCCAGAATGTCCCGACCCGCGAGGAAATGCTCGAGATCGAGCCGTCGAGCCGCCTTTATGAGCGGGAAGGCGTGATGTTCATGACCATGTCGGTGCTCTATGGCGTCGACGAGGGCGAACCGTCCAGCGATCCGGTGACCTTCATCCTGACCGATACGCACCTGGTCACGCTGCGCTATATCGACCCCAAGCCGTTCGTCGTCCTGGCCGACCAGGTCTATGCCGATCCGATGCAGGCGGCGAAACCGATCCGGGCGATGATGCGGATCCTCGACGCCGTGGTCGACCGGCTGGCCGACGAACTGGAGGCGGCGGGGCGCGAACTCAAGAATATCTCCAGCCAGATTTTCGACCGTGGCGCTCGCTCGACCCGGCGCAACCCGGAGCTGCGCTACGAAGCGCTGATGCTTCGTATCGGGGCGGCGCAGCGGCTACTGGCAAAGGTTCGTGAAACGTCGGTGTCGACCAGCCGGGTGCTGACCTTCCTGCGCTCGTGCGACGGGGTCCAGCAGCACGACAGTTCGCTGCGGCACATCAACAGCCTGATCGAAGACGCCCATGCGCTTGACGATCATAGCAATTTCCTGGGCGACAACCTTACCTTCCTGCTCGACGCCAGCCTCGGGATGATCAGCCTCGAACAGAATTTCGTGATGAAGATTTTCTCGGTCGTCGCGGTCGTCTTGATGCCGCCGACGCTGGTGGCGGGCGTGTACGGCATGAACTTCAAATATATGCCGGAGCTGGAATGGCTCCACGGCTATCCCTTCGCCCTGTCCCTGATGCTGGCCAGCGCGGTGCTGCCTTACCTTATCGCTCGCCGCAAAGGCTGGCTCTAA
- a CDS encoding DUF2585 family protein — protein MGEWVSRRSPLVIIAAITTLAVIILLAMHRPPICTCGTVELWGEVGPKQSQMLADWYTPSHIVHGFLFYAIGWALLRSRPVELRLTLAMLVEATWEVIENTPMVIDRYREATVALGYSGDSVLNSTSDILVMAAGFLAARRLPVWASVIVVVVLELVPLIVIRDNLTLNVWMLLAPNDAILNWQAAA, from the coding sequence ATGGGGGAATGGGTTTCGCGGCGCTCGCCGCTTGTCATCATCGCTGCGATCACCACGCTGGCCGTCATCATCCTGCTGGCGATGCACCGCCCGCCGATCTGCACCTGCGGCACGGTAGAGCTATGGGGCGAGGTCGGTCCGAAGCAGAGCCAGATGCTGGCCGATTGGTATACGCCGAGCCACATCGTCCACGGCTTCCTGTTCTACGCGATCGGCTGGGCGCTGCTGCGCAGCCGACCGGTCGAACTGCGGCTGACGCTGGCGATGCTGGTCGAAGCGACATGGGAGGTCATCGAGAATACGCCGATGGTCATCGACCGCTACCGCGAGGCGACGGTCGCGCTCGGCTATAGCGGTGACAGCGTGCTCAATTCGACCAGCGATATCCTGGTCATGGCGGCGGGTTTCCTCGCGGCGCGGCGCCTGCCGGTCTGGGCGAGCGTTATCGTCGTCGTCGTGCTGGAACTGGTGCCCCTGATCGTCATCCGCGACAATCTGACGCTCAACGTCTGGATGCTGCTGGCGCCGAACGACGCCATCCTCAACTGGCAAGCCGCAGCCTAG
- a CDS encoding DUF4142 domain-containing protein → MRVKRNVVGAVSAAAMLVIAGCAGKPEPAAPTSTFVLPSVAASLTPAVYMSLASTSSLFAIKASELALERSTSGSTRSAAQAIIADQGGVGSQLSYAGRRLDLLPNAALTDAQAADLERLRQSVNFDSDYRKLVGDTLAHAWEAHRNFAAAGSSPTLRPVAQMAAPVTKKDVDALRR, encoded by the coding sequence ATGAGGGTGAAGCGCAACGTCGTTGGTGCCGTTTCCGCGGCCGCGATGCTGGTCATCGCTGGTTGCGCGGGCAAGCCGGAGCCGGCAGCGCCTACGTCGACCTTCGTCCTTCCCAGTGTCGCGGCGTCGCTTACCCCGGCGGTCTATATGTCCCTGGCCAGCACCAGCAGCCTGTTCGCGATCAAGGCGTCCGAACTGGCGCTGGAACGGTCGACCAGCGGCTCGACCCGCAGCGCCGCGCAGGCGATCATCGCCGATCAGGGCGGGGTCGGATCGCAACTCAGCTACGCCGGGCGCAGGCTCGACCTGCTGCCGAACGCGGCGTTGACCGACGCCCAGGCAGCCGACCTCGAACGCCTCCGCCAATCGGTCAATTTCGACAGCGACTATCGCAAGCTCGTCGGCGATACGCTGGCGCATGCCTGGGAAGCACACCGCAATTTTGCCGCCGCGGGTAGCAGTCCGACACTTCGGCCGGTGGCCCAAATGGCTGCGCCGGTGACCAAAAAGGATGTCGACGCGCTGCGGCGCTAG